In Streptomyces sp. P3, one DNA window encodes the following:
- a CDS encoding VOC family protein → MAENRASVYAEGVPCWVDAQLPDVDAGKRFYGELFGWDFEEAYGSAVWARLDGARVAGLAHKTDGRMPTVWTVYFATPDAQATARRIQRAGGQMVTAPLPVDGAGSAALAADPEGAVFGLWQAAGHAGFGVRHRPGAFAWAQLYAHDTEAANTFYGHLFHEALFGPRAEPDFGRAPVGDVFPEIMPAHFLVHFGVRDCEAALGAVSRLGGRVQAGPFTASYGIVAVVTDNQGASFALLQR, encoded by the coding sequence ATGGCCGAAAACAGGGCATCGGTGTACGCGGAGGGTGTCCCCTGCTGGGTGGACGCGCAGCTCCCCGATGTGGACGCGGGCAAGCGGTTCTACGGTGAACTTTTCGGATGGGACTTCGAGGAGGCCTACGGCTCCGCGGTGTGGGCCCGGCTGGACGGCGCCCGGGTCGCCGGGCTCGCCCACAAGACGGACGGGCGGATGCCCACCGTCTGGACGGTCTACTTCGCCACCCCGGACGCGCAGGCGACCGCCCGGCGCATCCAGCGGGCCGGGGGACAGATGGTGACGGCGCCGCTCCCGGTCGACGGGGCGGGCTCCGCCGCGCTGGCGGCCGATCCCGAGGGCGCGGTCTTCGGCCTCTGGCAGGCGGCCGGCCACGCCGGATTCGGCGTGCGGCACCGACCCGGCGCGTTCGCGTGGGCGCAGCTCTACGCCCATGACACCGAGGCCGCCAACACCTTCTACGGGCACCTTTTCCACGAGGCGCTGTTCGGCCCGCGGGCCGAGCCCGACTTCGGGCGGGCGCCGGTCGGCGACGTCTTCCCGGAGATCATGCCGGCGCACTTCCTCGTCCACTTCGGCGTGCGGGACTGCGAGGCCGCCCTGGGAGCGGTGAGCCGGCTCGGCGGGCGGGTGCAGGCGGGTCCGTTCACCGCTTCGTACGGAATCGTGGCCGTCGTCACGGACAATCAAGGGGCGTCGTTCGCGCTTCTGCAGCGTTGA
- a CDS encoding Lrp/AsnC family transcriptional regulator, with translation MDDVDRKILAELQQDGRLTVTELAARVRLSVSPCHRRLRELERSGAISGYRAVVEPSAVGLTFEALVFVSMRQEDRDTVAEFERAVGEVEHVLDAQRLFGEPDYLLRVATADLAAFQRLYDERLATLPGVQRLTSTLVMKHVVKGRALPA, from the coding sequence ATGGACGACGTGGACCGGAAGATTCTTGCCGAGCTGCAGCAGGACGGGCGGCTGACCGTGACCGAGCTGGCCGCACGGGTGCGGCTGAGCGTCTCGCCGTGCCACCGGCGGTTGCGGGAGCTGGAGCGCTCCGGGGCGATCAGCGGATACCGGGCGGTGGTGGAGCCGTCCGCCGTGGGGCTGACCTTCGAGGCACTGGTCTTCGTGTCCATGCGGCAGGAGGACCGGGACACCGTCGCCGAGTTCGAGCGGGCGGTGGGCGAGGTGGAGCACGTCCTGGACGCGCAGCGGCTGTTCGGGGAGCCGGACTACCTGCTGCGGGTGGCCACCGCCGACCTCGCGGCCTTCCAGCGGCTCTACGACGAACGGCTCGCGACCCTGCCGGGTGTGCAGCGGCTGACGTCGACGCTGGTGATGAAGCACGTGGTGAAGGGCCGGGCGCTGCCCGCCTAG
- a CDS encoding TetR family transcriptional regulator, whose translation MRTVDGRVAGRRGQATRQKLLDCLSEMLSSSPYRDVKVIDVARKAGTSPATFYQYFPDVEGAVLEIAEQMAAEGAELTTLVAGRSWVGKAGWQTAQELVDGFLEFWRKNDAILRVVDLGAAEGDKRFYKLRMKILNSVNNSLSDAVAELQSKGRVDKDVNPAAVAGALVAMLAAVASHQKGFQTWGVKQAELKPNLALLVHLGITGKKPTK comes from the coding sequence GTGCGTACCGTCGACGGCCGCGTGGCCGGTCGACGCGGGCAGGCGACGCGGCAGAAGCTGCTCGACTGCCTCAGCGAGATGCTCAGCTCCTCTCCTTACCGGGACGTCAAGGTCATCGATGTCGCCCGGAAGGCAGGCACTTCGCCCGCGACGTTCTACCAGTACTTCCCCGACGTCGAGGGCGCCGTCCTGGAGATTGCCGAGCAAATGGCCGCCGAGGGAGCTGAGTTGACCACTCTGGTCGCGGGGCGCTCCTGGGTCGGCAAGGCAGGCTGGCAGACGGCCCAGGAACTCGTGGACGGCTTCCTGGAGTTCTGGCGGAAGAACGACGCGATCCTCAGGGTCGTCGACCTCGGCGCGGCCGAAGGCGACAAGCGTTTCTACAAACTCCGCATGAAGATCCTCAACTCGGTGAACAACTCCCTCTCGGACGCGGTCGCCGAACTCCAGTCCAAGGGCCGGGTCGACAAGGACGTGAACCCGGCCGCGGTCGCCGGCGCGCTCGTCGCGATGCTCGCGGCGGTCGCCTCGCACCAGAAGGGCTTCCAGACGTGGGGCGTCAAGCAGGCTGAACTCAAGCCGAACCTGGCGCTGTTGGTGCACCTGGGCATCACCGGCAAGAAGCCGACGAAGTAG